A genomic stretch from Sceloporus undulatus isolate JIND9_A2432 ecotype Alabama chromosome 5, SceUnd_v1.1, whole genome shotgun sequence includes:
- the LOC121931523 gene encoding tetratricopeptide repeat protein 38-like, producing the protein MGSWRDCQAWQDAGLVLSTTSNEACKMYDATLTQYVTWTNDKSLGGIEGSLSKLQAADPNFSMGHVIANGLVLIGTGSSVRLDRELDEAIKKMVALSQSQPLTEREKLHVSALELFANGQLPKACDTWDQILQTHPTDMLAIKFAHDTYFYLGKQTEMRDSVARVYPYWSPDIPLSR; encoded by the exons GCCTGGCAGGATGCTGGACTTGTTCTTTCAACCACAAGTAATGAGGCTTGTAAAATGTATGATGCTACACTGACTCAG taTGTGACTTGGACAAATGATAAAAGTCTAGGAGGTATTGAAGGATCTCTGTCAAAATTGCAAGCTGCTGATCCGAATTTTT CAATGGGACATGTAATTGCCAATGGTTTAGTTCTGATTGGTACTGGGAGTTCAGTGCGGCTAGACAGGGAACTAGATgaagcaataaagaaaatggTGGCACTCTCACAATCTCAGCCATTGACAGAGCGGGAGAAACTACATGTGTCTGCACTGGAGCTGTTTGCTAATGG GCAGCTACCTAAAGCTTGTGATACATGGGATCAGATTCTACAGACCCACCCAACTGATATGTTAGCCATAAAATTTGCTCATGATACCTATTTTTACCTGGGAAAACAGACAGAAATGAGAGACTCTGTTGCCCGTGTCTATCCTTATTGGTCACCAGATATTCCTCTTAGTAGGTAA